Proteins co-encoded in one Brassica oleracea var. oleracea cultivar TO1000 chromosome C4, BOL, whole genome shotgun sequence genomic window:
- the LOC106339318 gene encoding protein usf, producing the protein MLGALVSSSSSTFLSSSLGKSSSSLSRSSVPAFSRLSVRSMADSAFKKIQIQRDDTTFDAYVVGKDDAPGIVVIQEWWGVEVEIKNHAIKISQLDPGFKALIPDLYRGKVGLDAAEAKHLMDGLDWPGAVKDISASVNWLKANGSKKVGVTGMCMGGALAIASSVLIPEVDAVVGFYGTPSSELADPAQAKAPIQAHFGELDHIVGFSDVTAARNLEEKLKASGVAHEVHIYPGNGHAFLNRSPEGVSRRKSLGDSDDDEAAVELAWSRFNSWMKHYLA; encoded by the exons ATGTTAGGAGCACTCGTGTCATCTTCATCGTCCACATTCTTATCTTCTTCACTTGGCAAGTCTTCTTCTTCGCTCTCTAGATCCTCGGTTCCTGCGTTTTCTCGCTTATCAGTCCGATCAATGGCCGATTCAGCTTTCAAGAAAATCCAAATCCAAAGAGATGACACT ACGTTCGATGCGTATGTGGTTGGTAAAGATGATGCGCCCGGGATTGTTGTGATTCAAGAATGGTGGGGTGTTGAAGTTGAGATCAAGAACCACGCTATTAAAATCTCACAGCTTGACCCTGGTTTCAAAGCCCTTATACCTGA CTTATATAGAGGAAAGGTGGGTCTTGATGCTGCAGAGGCAAAGCATTTAATGGATGGCCTTGACTGGCCAGGTGCTGTCAAGGATATCAGCGCTTCTGTTAATTGGCTTAAAGCTAACGGCTCCAAAAAG GTTGGTGTGACTGGAATGTGCATGGGAGGTGCACTAGCTATAGCTAGCTCTGTTTTGATTCCAGAGGTTGATGCTGTTGTTGGATTCTATGGAACCCCTTCCTCCGAGCTTGCAGATCCAGCACAAGCCAAGGCTCCTATTCAGGCCCATTTTGGAGAGCTTGACCATATTGTTGGTTTCTCTGATGTCACG GCAGCAAGGAATCTCGAAGAGAAGCTTAAAGCTTCGGGAGTAGCACACGAGGTTCACATTTACCCGGGGAACGGGCACGCCTTCTTGAACAGGAGCCCCGAAGGAGTGAGCAGAAGGAAGAGTTTGGGAGATTCTGATGATGACGAGGCTGCGGTAGAGCTTGCTTGGTCTCGCTTCAACTCTTGGATGAAACACTACTTGGCTTAA